From Penicillium digitatum chromosome 5, complete sequence, one genomic window encodes:
- a CDS encoding Dual specificity protein phosphatase 3, putative → MSNGNLLREVPMSHNEQSHYVRAQEYTVTPRYPTSGGSLRAPYHGLSSTGNDDTVIVDQKNLNHDSHEFAEGEFVCPGFFNLVDLGGFTRRFNPSQWNYDMRHQAQSILPFLSLGPSSCLRDADYIRSQGFTLLLAIRSRHSALARLVSGEKAAAEVNIMADTVDVLDNQELISAFPRAIRRINDHLAGVDAGFDGMVVDGQQQKRKVLVFCESGNERSASVVIAYIMVMLNIQSAEAIHMIQQRRFCVSIEDNLKYVLSSFESILSAKRDVERAKGITVRGAPSLAPPSPPQMLTRKRSFQDHRNDDVAFEEGEMDMDEDDDPFYARKPNAPFQDRVV, encoded by the coding sequence ATGTCTAACGGAAATTTACTGAGAGAGGTGCCCATGTCTCACAATGAACAGTCTCACTATGTTCGTGCACAAGAGTACACAGTGACGCCACGATATCCAACCTCAGGTGGGTCTCTCAGGGCACCCTATCACGGGTTGTCGAGCACGGGCAACGATGACACTGTAATCGTTGACCAGAAAAATCTCAACCACGATTCCCATGAATTTGCAGAGGGAGAGTTTGTTTGTCCAGGATTCTTCAACCTCGTCGATCTAGGTGGGTTCACCCGCCGCTTCAACCCTTCACAATGGAACTATGACATGCGCCACCAAGCCCAGTCCATCCTTCCATTCTTATCTCTTGGCCCTTCATCATGTCTACGTGATGCCGATTACATCCGCAGTCAAGGGTTTACACTTCTACTCGCGATTCGAAGTCGGCACTCGGCTCTGGCACGCCTCGTCTCGGGCGAAAAAGCGGCGGCCGAGGTCAATATTATGGCCGACACTGTTGATGTTCTTGACAACCAAGAGCTCATTTCTGCATTTCCACGTGCTATCCGCCGTATCAATGATCATCTAGCTGGTGTGGATGCGGGATTTGATGGAATGGTGGTTGACGGCCAAcaacagaaaagaaaagtccTTGTCTTCTGCGAGTCTGGGAATGAACGCTCCGCTAGTGTCGTCATTGCCTACATCATGGTCATGCTCAATATCCAGTCTGCCGAAGCCATCCACATGATTCAACAGCGTCGTTTCTGTGTCTCGATTGAGGACAACTTGAAATATGTCCTCTCGTCTTTCGAGTCCATTCTTTCTGCTAAACGTGATGTTGAACGTGCTAAAGGAATTACTGTTCGTGGGGCTCCGAGCCTTGCGCCTCCATCCCCACCGCAAATGCTCACGAGGAAGCGAAGTTTCCAAGATCATAGAAATGATGATGTTGCCTTTGAGGAGGGTGAAATGGACatggatgaggatgacgacCCCTTCTATGCGCGAAAGCCGAATGCTCCCTTCCAAGACCGCGTGGTCTAG
- a CDS encoding Alpha/beta hydrolase fold-1: protein MKADAGSCALASLETSKEELRETFWYSGVFAALWTPLWSTLALNDGRAGPPHWPQGKDPLARTDHALAQPHSLQPRVSRVMLPEPAVDGAEDTSVCSAATRGNRTSTVDPINGLLQHTPVCPLVSACGAKDAFAGSRGMDVVPWLWLLSVL from the exons ATGAAAGCAGACGCTGGCAGCTGCGCGCTCGCCTCGCTAGAAACGTCGAAAGAAGAGCTGCGCGAAACG TTCTGGTACAGCGGCGTCTTCGCAGCATTATGGACGCCTCTGTGGAGTACACTGGCGCTGAACGACGGCCGCGCGGGCCCACCCCACTGGCCTCAGGGGAAAGACCCGCTTGCTCGCACGGATCACGCCCTGGCTCAACCACACTCTCTTCAGCCCCGTGTCTCTCGCGTGATGTTACCAGAACCAGCAGTGGACGGTGCCGAGGACACATCCGTATGTTCCGCGGCGACGCGTGGAAACCGCACATCTACCGTTGATCCTATCAACGGCCTATTACAACATACACCCGTGTGTCCGCTGGTCTCAGCGTGCGGGGCTAAAGATGCCTTTGCTGGATCAAGGGGCATGGACGTTGTTCCGTGGCTGTGGCTTCTGTCTGTGCTATGA
- a CDS encoding Cell wall proline rich protein, putative, whose amino-acid sequence MASISLPPQSQASFPPHFDTSKQSASRDRRQHMHSPLPNPPFVFPARDPDCPNTQLKTPERRERAALPAFSFNPGSEQQSPQFSAPSLSNPRAGGHRRRPSEFIGTDYLVTPETIGPGHKRASSMADQHLPPPGPGVGRVPGRRNHAHRRSAAISNVDLKAITKALGPNSGMASAPSTPADPNHKSASDLPSRPLSQPAISLGRPTPPASPQLPPVPPVPSIPAALQVEMALKNQMSNFEQPVSASSQDNSDFLPTIQLTQEMEKPTISDRATPLPDYNTKSRPKTADASLAVDFVQTDDDSGTPFKRSHSAAGHSRSRKSKSTPHLNSTLSPDDIQSTDNYRPSFSDDGSETSGDEATENSSDKCPIKLKKKKQKRVRSWAGHILTRTKSKGKGKRHAKVDTKEEPPVPRTLALRPPALTRTNSGTGSILDVDFDNDGVVVIRTPTNPTMPLSALDPIQSHHQTDQGCSSSTQSLESSWKPRSFYEQGVSPNDNVLSSPIIDLDAALGPFNTPDMRPGMQGAPNNKFSVATQRMYSGGRRGEFVGPEMRYHRRTESAPAMQPFDRAALGAFRLGPTSAVETPDVFDEEEEDAFLAASQSPKGERLPVDASTTDRAVFSSSEDDLKSIHSNDTSGTGDTLTYAPTDSISSQNAGLGIRQGDKHLNREQQEQRSVLQQVHNASNPFDSKPRTPVKILKTEEPAHQMTRPPSPEISPRFLAIDKRPVTSPIELLPNIPPFALQPGVSPSDSSFPSPEAPRSIAASSMTDRNLSSRSYQHLPSAEYPYASVEDVPSLTSSASTMTNTLNRFSAASFFPRGRLSTDRAASFSAAGTRRTSQANASKRSSLASLSKLVGSTHSERSKLSQEEKPPNNASGKTKKKGRRLSRMMHFWKPKDKEKSSNEAATANERSQS is encoded by the coding sequence ATGGCTTCGATTTCACTTCCTCCGCAGTCTCAGGCGAGCTTCCCGCCACATTTTGATACCTCGAAACAGTCCGCCAGCCGCGATCGTCGCCAACATATGCACTCACCGTTGCCTAATCCTCCATTCGTCTTTCCAGCACGGGACCCAGATTGCCCCAACACTCAATTGAAGACCCCTGAGCGCCGGGAACGTGCCGCATTGCCTGCCTTCTCTTTTAATCCCGGATCAGAACAGCAGTCACCACAATTTTCAGCACCTTCCTTGTCGAATCCTCGCGCGGGCGGACACCGTCGGCGACCAAGCGAGTTTATTGGAACTGATTACTTGGTAACACCGGAAACAATTGGACCAGGCCACAAAAGGGCGTCTTCCATGGCAGATCAACATCTTCCGCCTCCAGGGCCTGGTGTTGGTAGGGTTCCTGGACGACGGAACCACGCTCATCGCCGTTCGGCTGCGATCTCTAATGTTGACTTGAAGGCCATCACCAAGGCACTTGGCCCTAATTCTGGAATGGCAAGTGCGCCATCTACACCCGCCGACCCTAATCACAAATCGGCATCCGATCTTCCTTCACGACCGCTTTCTCAACCGGCTATCAGCCTTGGCCGCCCCACGCCCCCTGCGTCACCTCAACTCCCTCCCGTCCCTCCCGTGCCTTCCATTCCGGCTGCCCTTCAGGTGGAAATGGCCTTGAAAAACCAGATGTCGAATTTTGAACAACCAGTCTCCGCTAGTTCGCAGGATAATTCGGATTTTTTGCCCACAATTCAGTTGACGCAAGAGATGGAGAAACCTACAATCTCAGATCGAGCAACTCCACTACCTGACTACAACACCAAATCTCGACCAAAAACTGCCGATGCCTCTTTGGCGGTAGATTTTGTGCAGACGGATGATGACTCGGGGACCCCTTTCAAACGGTCGCACTCGGCCGCTGGGCACTCACGCTCTCGGAAGAGCAAGTCAACACCGCATCTCAACTCTACTCTCTCGCCCGATGATATCCAGTCGACAGACAACTACCGGCCTTCATTCTCGGACGATGGTTCTGAAACATCTGGCGATGAAGCGACAGAGAACTCGTCTGACAAATGCCCCATCaagttgaaaaagaagaagcagaaacGCGTTCGCTCTTGGGCCGGTCACATTCTAACTCGAACTAAGAGCAAAGGTAAGGGTAAGCGCCATGCGAAGGTCGACACAAAAGAGGAACCGCCTGTGCCTCGCACTCTTGCGCTTCGTCCCCCTGCTCTGACTCGCACCAACTCGGGGACGGGATCGATCTTAGATGTTGATTTTGATAATGACGGTGTCGTTGTCATCCGTACACCGACCAACCCGACAATGCCTCTTTCTGCGCTTGACCCTATTCAAAGTCATCACCAAACTGATCAAGGTTGTTCTTCATCTACACAATCCCTAGAGAGCTCTTGGAAACCAAGAAGTTTTTATGAACAGGGAGTTAGTCCGAACGACAATGTGCTAAGTAGCCCTATCATCGACCTCGATGCTGCACTCGGTCCTTTCAACACTCCAGACATGCGACCAGGGATGCAGGGTGCGCCTAACAACAAATTTTCGGTTGCAACTCAACGAATGTACAGCGGTGGAAGACGGGGTGAATTTGTTGGCCCAGAGATGCGGTACCATCGGCGCACGGAAAGTGCTCCGGCGATGCAACCATTCGACCGGGCAGCTCTAGGCGCATTCCGTTTGGGTCCGACCTCGGCAGTGGAAACGCCCGATGTGtttgacgaggaggaggaggatgctTTCCTGGCTGCTTCCCAATCACCGAAGGGCGAGCGGCTTCCTGTGGATGCATCAACGACTGACAGAGCAGTTTTCTCATCATCGGAGGATGATCTCAAATCCATTCACAGCAACGATACCTCTGGTACGGGTGATACTTTGACTTACGCCCCCACTGACAGCATTTCCTCTCAAAATGCTGGCTTGGGCATTCGACAAGGCGATAAACATCTGAACCGGGAACAGCAGGAGCAAAGAAGTGTCCTTCAGCAGGTGCATAATGCCAGCAATCCTTTCGACAGCAAGCCCCGAACCCCCGTAAAAATTTTGAAGACGGAAGAACCTGCGCATCAAATGACCAGACCTCCCAGTCCCGAGATTTCTCCTCGGTTCCTAGCTATCGACAAGCGGCCAGTGACCTCGCCCATTGAGCTGCTGCCCAACATTCCACCATTCGCGTTGCAACCGGGGGTTTCTCCGTCCGACTCGTCTTTCCCGTCTCCAGAAGCTCCACGATCCATTGCGGCATCCTCGATGACCGACCGTAACCTTTCCAGTCGCTCATATCAACATCTTCCTTCGGCGGAATATCCTTACGCATCAGTTGAAGATGTTCCATCTTTGACCAGCAGTGCATCGACCATGACCAACACTCTGAATCGTTTCTCGGCGGCTTCTTTCTTCCCCCGTGGACGACTTTCGACTGACCGCGCGGCTTCCTTCTCGGCTGCTGGTACCAGACGTACCAGCCAGGCCAATGCCTCAAAACGCTCCAGTCTAGCCAGCCTTTCCAAGCTGGTCGGGAGTACACATTCTGAGCGGAGCAAGCTCAGCCAAGAGGAGAAACCTCCCAACAATGCATCTGGCAAGACTAAGAAGAAGGGCCGCCGTCTCAGCCGAATGATGCACTTTTGGAAACCTAAGGACAAAGAAAAGTCTTCCAACGAGGCAGCAACGGCAAACGAACGGTCGCAGTCATAA